In one window of Miscanthus floridulus cultivar M001 chromosome 12, ASM1932011v1, whole genome shotgun sequence DNA:
- the LOC136497191 gene encoding nudix hydrolase 8-like isoform X2 translates to MLSGVRSAARKKLFQTDPAADLLGIANWSDETSRGDGGQQQQQHWWTALENNFVLEATDDEYGGVVVDADRLPDDKAAFARSLAASLSYWKSVGKKGVWLKLPVDRAEFVPLAVKEGFKYHHAEEAYLMMTYWIPDEPNMLPANASHQVGVGGFVINDQMEVLVVQEKYRGSSLDGVWKLPTGFILASEEIYTGASREVKEETGVDTEFVDVVAFRHAHNVAFQKSDLFFICMLRPASSEIKIDETEIQAAKWMALEEFVKQPFIQEDHMFQKIMDICIQRLRKWYCGLTPHHLVSKFDDRTSTLYYNVAEPEDVNCSAA, encoded by the exons ATGCTGAGCGGGGTGCGGTCGGCGGCGCGCAAGAAGCTCTTCCAGACCGACCCGGCGGCCGACCTGCTGGGCATCGCCAACTGGTCGGATGAGACGAGCCGCGGCGACGggggccagcagcagcagcagcactggTGGACGGCGCTGGAGAACAACTTCGTGCTGGAGGCCACCGACGACGAGTACGGCGGGGTCGTCGTCGACGCCGACAGGCTGCCCGACGACAAGGCCGCCTTCGCGCGCTCGCTCGCGGCGTCGCTCTCTTACTGGAAGTCCGTG GGGAAGAAAGGGGTGTGGTTGAAATTACCGGTGGATCGAGCCGAGTTCGTCCCTTTAGCAGTGAAG GAAGGTTTCAAGTACCACCACGCGGAGGAAGCCTACCTGATGATGACGTACTGGATCCCCGATGAACCGAATATGCTCCCAGCAAATGCTTCTCATCAGGTTGGAGTTGGGGGTTTTGTGATCAATGACCAAATGGAG GTCCTAGTGGTGCAAGAGAAGTATCGCGGTTCGTCGCTGGATGGCGTGTGGAAACTCCCCACAGGCTTCATTCTTGCG TCAGAGGAAATCTATACGGGAGCCAGCAGGGAGGTGAAAGAGGAAACCGGG GTCGACACCGAATTCGTTGATGTCGTTGCTTTCAG GCATGCCCACAACGTGGCGTTCCAGAAGTCCGACCTTTTCTTCATCTGCATGCTGAGGCCTGCGTCGAGTGAGATCAAGATTGACGAGACAGAGATTCAGGCAGCAAAG TGGATGGCGCTGGAGGAGTTCGTGAAGCAGCCCTTCATCCAGGAAGACCACATGTTCCAGAAGATCATGGACATATGCATACAGCGCCTGCGCAAGTGGTACTGTGGCCTGACGCCGCACCACCTCGTTTCCAAGTTCGACGACAGAACGTCCACGCTCTACTACAATGTCGCCGAGCCTGAGGACGTCAACTGCAGCGCTGCCTGA
- the LOC136497191 gene encoding nudix hydrolase 8-like isoform X1, translating to MLSGVRSAARKKLFQTDPAADLLGIANWSDETSRGDGGQQQQQHWWTALENNFVLEATDDEYGGVVVDADRLPDDKAAFARSLAASLSYWKSVGKKGVWLKLPVDRAEFVPLAVKEGFKYHHAEEAYLMMTYWIPDEPNMLPANASHQVGVGGFVINDQMEVLVVQEKYRGSSLDGVWKLPTGFILASEEIYTGASREVKEETGVDTEFVDVVAFRHAHNVAFQKSDLFFICMLRPASSEIKIDETEIQAAKTPFHDIQSMKFETSIKLTKLLTHETFVSVDGAGGVREAALHPGRPHVPEDHGHMHTAPAQVVLWPDAAPPRFQVRRQNVHALLQCRRA from the exons ATGCTGAGCGGGGTGCGGTCGGCGGCGCGCAAGAAGCTCTTCCAGACCGACCCGGCGGCCGACCTGCTGGGCATCGCCAACTGGTCGGATGAGACGAGCCGCGGCGACGggggccagcagcagcagcagcactggTGGACGGCGCTGGAGAACAACTTCGTGCTGGAGGCCACCGACGACGAGTACGGCGGGGTCGTCGTCGACGCCGACAGGCTGCCCGACGACAAGGCCGCCTTCGCGCGCTCGCTCGCGGCGTCGCTCTCTTACTGGAAGTCCGTG GGGAAGAAAGGGGTGTGGTTGAAATTACCGGTGGATCGAGCCGAGTTCGTCCCTTTAGCAGTGAAG GAAGGTTTCAAGTACCACCACGCGGAGGAAGCCTACCTGATGATGACGTACTGGATCCCCGATGAACCGAATATGCTCCCAGCAAATGCTTCTCATCAGGTTGGAGTTGGGGGTTTTGTGATCAATGACCAAATGGAG GTCCTAGTGGTGCAAGAGAAGTATCGCGGTTCGTCGCTGGATGGCGTGTGGAAACTCCCCACAGGCTTCATTCTTGCG TCAGAGGAAATCTATACGGGAGCCAGCAGGGAGGTGAAAGAGGAAACCGGG GTCGACACCGAATTCGTTGATGTCGTTGCTTTCAG GCATGCCCACAACGTGGCGTTCCAGAAGTCCGACCTTTTCTTCATCTGCATGCTGAGGCCTGCGTCGAGTGAGATCAAGATTGACGAGACAGAGATTCAGGCAGCAAAG ACTCCATTTCACGATATTCAGAGCATGAAGTTC gagACATCAATCAAGCTTACTAAGTTACTAACCCACGAGACATTTGTTTCAGTGGATGGCGCTGGAGGAGTTCGTGAAGCAGCCCTTCATCCAGGAAGACCACATGTTCCAGAAGATCATGGACATATGCATACAGCGCCTGCGCAAGTGGTACTGTGGCCTGACGCCGCACCACCTCGTTTCCAAGTTCGACGACAGAACGTCCACGCTCTACTACAATGTCGCCGAGCCTGA